From Wolbachia endosymbiont (group A) of Longitarsus flavicornis, the proteins below share one genomic window:
- a CDS encoding AAA family ATPase has translation MVAILKYDEEKLWIAVIERAIKDAAVELKKEAIKWFDSESFETVCELANLSSKRMKSMYGGFMQRKEIKGLLIDNIKECVPYLIPNGNFYRERTYVGNCDGDTITVKIVGKEAGNWRNFTKGISGDIIDLWTLVKGDINSAKKWLNTKENTTEHKITSFSARHYLNDKSPMPKDIIGPRILTPGGLLVIGGTPKIGKSNFLLSMLVHLAAGVSFLGMKPAKPLKIFYLQNEMEYDYIRERLQKLRISKKILDTGTENLVITKKVQLTLNVEKIKEIMSENLDVKTVDLVVIDSLFDYRSMISFLQNGIDELRSITNPMAGVIVTHYTKKVSTTTLKKNPFQALSGANVLRSLYTSGVIIFKPEKQRNTLQLMYELKNGKPIPTKFINMINGRWIATA, from the coding sequence TTGGTTGCCATTTTGAAGTACGACGAAGAGAAGCTCTGGATTGCTGTAATTGAGAGAGCTATCAAAGATGCAGCAGTAGAGCTAAAGAAAGAAGCAATTAAATGGTTTGATTCAGAGTCTTTTGAAACTGTTTGTGAGCTAGCTAATCTCAGCTCTAAACGTATGAAAAGTATGTATGGGGGTTTTATGCAGAGAAAGGAAATAAAAGGATTATTGATTGATAATATTAAGGAGTGTGTACCTTACCTAATTCCAAACGGTAATTTTTATCGAGAGAGGACTTATGTTGGCAATTGTGATGGGGATACGATTACAGTTAAAATAGTGGGTAAAGAAGCTGGAAATTGGCGTAATTTTACTAAAGGAATCAGTGGTGATATTATTGATCTTTGGACTTTAGTTAAAGGTGATATAAATTCCGCTAAGAAGTGGTTAAATACTAAAGAAAACACAACAGAACATAAAATTACATCGTTTTCAGCAAGGCATTACTTGAATGATAAATCACCAATGCCAAAAGATATAATAGGCCCAAGAATTTTAACTCCAGGCGGTCTTTTGGTTATAGGTGGAACTCCCAAAATAGGAAAAAGTAATTTTCTACTTTCCATGTTGGTACATTTAGCTGCAGGAGTATCATTTCTTGGTATGAAGCCTGCAAAGCCACTTAAGATATTCTATCTACAGAATGAAATGGAATATGATTACATAAGAGAGCGCTTACAGAAGCTAAGAATCAGCAAGAAAATCCTTGATACAGGAACAGAAAACTTAGTTATTACTAAAAAAGTACAGTTAACTTTGAATGTGGAAAAAATAAAAGAAATTATGTCGGAAAATCTCGATGTAAAAACAGTTGATCTTGTAGTGATAGACTCTCTTTTTGATTATAGAAGTATGATCTCTTTTCTGCAAAATGGCATTGATGAACTACGATCTATAACTAATCCTATGGCTGGAGTAATAGTTACACATTACACCAAAAAAGTGTCAACAACCACGTTAAAAAAGAATCCATTTCAAGCATTGAGTGGTGCTAATGTTTTAAGAAGTTTATATACATCTGGAGTAATAATATTTAAGCCAGAAAAGCAAAGGAATACTCTGCAATTGATGTACGAACTTAAAAACGGCAAACCAATACCAACAAAATTCATAAACATGATAAACGGACGCTGGATAGCTACAGCTTAA
- a CDS encoding AAA family ATPase, with the protein MDIYCDFNTATPLKNGHYKPLEEKKQLKDQLLLNIRSCLSYLLPKGTFRGDKFYVGDVQGNRGKSMVVELTGSKAGLWKDFEKDEGGDIIDLWAAVHGRSVRTEFPEVMASIGEWLGKKHTRKYENLEQFLTCSWNYYDENNQVIVIVNRYDLPEGKEYRPFDVKKSTFTAPEIRPLYNIPGILKSDKVILVEGEKCAEALIKQGITATTTMCGANSDVKKTDWSQLKGKHITIWPDNDEAGQKYAENVITKLISLGIASLYMVKIPEGKPEGWDAADYLQENTNVSDFIKNNAKKVIIKPPLNILDWTAERFIGPVPEQKFLVEGLFPLGVTSIIAAMGDTGKGMLLLDLALKVASDKDQMCGFGSLVTEHGSVVIFSAEDDAGEVHRRLERLDPKCERLKYKDRLFIVPLPNVRGSLTILRNVRGKIVEVSPEFESVMKQLEEIKDLKLVVFDPLSSFIHADINADPAVGDYLMCLLSDLANSTGASVITAHHMRKPKSEKPILTAEQARDAIRGTSALVNGVRCSYAFWPVEDTAKPEIFRSMGEIPRQNALFYGAVVKANGLADRTVRTYLRNQETGLLEDITAQLKVKNISDKSLKIYLIDAIKRSAIAGHPFTHTGSAGVYKQRHRLPEIFHNMGRDKLERMIQELLQVKQLVKGMSKGSREDKWLDVTTGPFACGIGKFTPGAEDLNCK; encoded by the coding sequence ATGGATATCTATTGTGATTTTAATACTGCAACTCCACTAAAGAATGGACATTATAAGCCATTAGAGGAGAAAAAACAGTTAAAAGATCAACTTCTACTAAATATCAGGTCTTGTCTTTCATACCTATTACCAAAGGGAACTTTTCGTGGTGATAAGTTTTATGTGGGTGATGTACAAGGTAATAGAGGCAAAAGTATGGTAGTAGAATTAACTGGTAGTAAAGCCGGACTTTGGAAGGATTTCGAAAAAGATGAAGGTGGTGATATCATCGATCTTTGGGCAGCAGTACATGGAAGAAGTGTCAGAACAGAGTTTCCTGAAGTAATGGCTTCTATAGGTGAATGGCTTGGAAAAAAACATACTAGGAAATATGAAAATCTAGAACAATTTTTAACATGCAGTTGGAACTACTATGATGAAAACAATCAAGTTATTGTCATAGTCAACCGTTATGATCTTCCCGAAGGAAAAGAATATCGTCCTTTTGATGTGAAAAAATCTACTTTTACTGCACCAGAAATCAGACCTTTGTACAACATTCCAGGTATCTTAAAGTCCGATAAAGTTATTCTAGTTGAAGGGGAAAAATGTGCAGAAGCATTAATAAAACAAGGTATTACAGCAACAACAACAATGTGTGGGGCAAACTCAGATGTTAAAAAAACTGATTGGTCACAACTTAAGGGCAAGCATATTACTATTTGGCCAGATAATGATGAAGCAGGTCAGAAGTATGCTGAAAATGTTATTACAAAACTCATCAGCTTAGGTATTGCATCACTTTATATGGTTAAAATTCCAGAGGGTAAACCGGAAGGCTGGGATGCTGCTGATTATTTACAAGAAAATACAAACGTCTCTGACTTTATCAAGAATAATGCAAAAAAAGTAATTATCAAACCACCACTAAATATTTTAGACTGGACTGCAGAGCGCTTTATAGGCCCAGTACCAGAACAAAAGTTTCTTGTTGAGGGTTTATTTCCTTTAGGTGTTACTTCAATAATAGCAGCAATGGGAGATACAGGCAAAGGTATGCTTCTTCTTGACCTAGCGCTTAAGGTTGCAAGTGATAAGGATCAGATGTGTGGCTTTGGTTCACTTGTTACTGAACATGGATCAGTAGTGATTTTTTCAGCAGAAGATGATGCAGGTGAAGTACACCGCCGCTTAGAACGACTTGACCCTAAATGTGAAAGATTAAAATATAAAGATAGATTATTTATCGTGCCACTACCAAACGTAAGAGGGTCACTTACAATACTGAGAAATGTTCGTGGTAAAATTGTTGAAGTCTCTCCTGAATTCGAATCTGTAATGAAACAGCTTGAGGAAATTAAAGATTTGAAGTTAGTTGTATTTGATCCTCTTTCATCGTTTATCCATGCAGACATAAATGCTGATCCTGCTGTAGGAGATTATTTAATGTGTTTATTATCTGATTTAGCAAATAGCACTGGAGCTTCAGTAATTACTGCACATCATATGAGAAAGCCAAAGAGTGAGAAGCCTATATTAACTGCTGAACAAGCACGAGATGCCATCCGTGGTACCTCTGCTCTTGTTAATGGTGTCAGATGTTCCTATGCTTTTTGGCCAGTGGAAGATACAGCTAAGCCAGAGATCTTTAGGTCAATGGGGGAGATTCCAAGACAAAATGCTTTATTTTATGGGGCGGTTGTTAAGGCAAATGGGTTAGCTGATCGCACTGTACGTACTTACCTAAGAAATCAAGAAACAGGGCTACTAGAAGATATAACAGCACAATTGAAAGTTAAAAACATTAGCGATAAAAGTCTTAAGATATATCTTATCGATGCAATTAAACGATCTGCTATTGCAGGGCATCCATTTACTCATACAGGAAGTGCAGGAGTATATAAACAACGGCATAGACTGCCTGAAATTTTTCACAATATGGGAAGAGATAAATTAGAACGTATGATACAGGAACTTTTACAGGTAAAACAGTTAGTAAAAGGAATGTCTAAAGGTTCAAGAGAGGATAAGTGGCTTGACGTTACAACAGGCCCCTTTGCTTGTGGTATAGGAAAATTCACCCCTGGAGCTGAAGATCTTAACTGCAAATAA
- a CDS encoding IS5 family transposase (programmed frameshift): MRSLYPSNISRERFEIILPDLESCRKKTKPRKLDLYDVFCGVLYVLKSVCQWRMLPKEFPKWRNCYDYFKKWSEKPDANKESVLELVLKKIVGVVRQNNGRKEKTSFCIIDAQSVKNADTAEEKGYDAGKKISGIKRHIAVDTQGLPHAIYVTTAEITDRSSAVRMVENAKENLSGVKNVLVDAGYTGENFATQIKATIGATVEVIKRSELHTFAVLPKRWVVERSFAWLEKCRRLWKNCERKLNTSLQMVVLAFTALFLKRL; the protein is encoded by the exons ATGAGGAGTTTATACCCAAGTAATATAAGTCGGGAAAGATTTGAGATTATATTACCAGATCTAGAGTCCTGTAGAAAAAAAACAAAACCAAGAAAACTTGATTTGTATGATGTATTTTGTGGAGTGTTATACGTTCTGAAAAGCGTTTGTCAGTGGAGAATGCTACCAAAAGAGTTTCCAAAATGGCGCAATTGTTACGACTATTTTAAGAAGTGGAGTGAAAAACCAGATGCAAATAAAGAAAGTGTTCTGGAGCTGGTGTTA AAAAAAATAGTTGGCGTAGTCCGACAAAACAATGGTCGGAAAGAAAAAACCAGCTTCTGCATAATTGATGCACAGAGTGTAAAAAATGCAGATACTGCTGAAGAAAAAGGCTACGATGCAGGCAAAAAGATTTCAGGAATAAAACGCCATATTGCAGTAGATACGCAAGGTTTGCCACATGCAATTTATGTAACAACAGCAGAGATAACTGACCGTAGCAGTGCTGTGAGAATGGTAGAAAATGCAAAAGAAAACCTCTCGGGAGTTAAAAATGTACTGGTTGATGCAGGCTATACGGGAGAGAATTTTGCAACACAAATAAAAGCAACTATTGGTGCAACTGTTGAGGTAATAAAACGCAGTGAATTACATACCTTTGCTGTATTGCCAAAAAGATGGGTTGTAGAGCGTTCTTTTGCTTGGTTGGAAAAATGTAGACGGTTATGGAAAAATTGCGAGCGTAAACTCAACACCAGCTTGCAAATGGTAGTTCTTGCTTTCACTGCTTTGTTCCTCAAAAGATTATGA